A part of Olleya sp. Bg11-27 genomic DNA contains:
- a CDS encoding RNA polymerase sigma factor, translated as MSKNLHKDICDKSRFEALFKQHAKNLHDFLYYKFGELLNPEDKAQEAFIKLWENCKKVTPNKAKSFLFTIANNLMLNEVAHQKVVLKHQKTITSHHTNLSPEFLMEEDEYRQKLEKAISNLTEAQRVAFLMNRVEGKRFKEIATLLGISTKAVEKRIYGALKKLRLDIEEL; from the coding sequence ATGTCAAAAAATTTACATAAAGATATTTGCGATAAATCAAGATTTGAAGCGCTATTTAAACAGCATGCAAAAAACCTACATGACTTTTTGTATTACAAGTTTGGTGAACTTTTAAATCCTGAAGATAAGGCACAAGAGGCATTTATTAAATTATGGGAAAATTGTAAAAAAGTAACACCCAATAAAGCGAAAAGCTTTTTGTTTACAATCGCTAATAATTTAATGTTAAACGAAGTTGCACATCAAAAAGTAGTTTTAAAACATCAAAAAACAATAACCTCACATCATACTAATCTATCTCCGGAATTTTTAATGGAAGAGGATGAATACCGACAAAAACTAGAAAAAGCAATATCTAATCTTACCGAAGCACAACGCGTTGCTTTTTTAATGAATCGTGTAGAAGGTAAACGTTTTAAAGAAATAGCAACCCTTTTAGGTATTAGTACAAAAGCAGTAGAAAAACGTATATATGGTGCTTTAAAAAAATTAAGGCTAGATATAGAAGAATTATAA
- a CDS encoding TonB-dependent receptor plug domain-containing protein: MSKSLKTALFLIVLLVCNFSVYAQHEKLPLLDVLSTIEYKYKVSFSYADKVIKGVMVDYNPKDNLTTTLAKLESQTDLIFNRLDDHFITVSNNKNSFSFQKLEEVTISNYLTTGISKNNSGAIIIAPKSFAILPGLIEPDILQTIQNLPGVLSVDETVSNINVRGGTHDQNLILYDGIKMYQSGHFFGLISAFNPYLTKNVAVTKNGTSAKFGDGVSSVVDMQLSDNTEEDFSAGIGINMITTDGFAIIPLAKKTQLQLTTRRSITDVLDTPTYNQYFKRVFQDSDVTNNDIATTTNQTFKFSDISLKFLHDFSPKDKLRFTLLNVFNQLDFEESSNTSDTDNITNQLKQQNRASALQYEHVWNDKLNTAIKGYYSNYDLRSSDYDLINNQRLTQENKVIDNGFNIDANYNFNKTVVVNGGMQFKEIGISHLEEVNAPIFKRNIKNVLRTYSAYAETVFNSKNKKTHLKLGLRHNYFRKFNISITEPRVYISQRFLKAFRIELSGEYKSQSTSQLIDLQNDFLGIEKRRWVLANNNTIPIQKSKQISSGITYNKNKLLLSAEGYFKTVDGITTRSQGFQNQYQYTNALGNYKVKGVDLLINKQLNAFSTWVSYSYSRNNYTFNDLNNSTAFPSNFDVTHQINFGSTYHWEQLKLAFGVNWHSGKPFTQPDSTNPNTGNTIHYQAPNSSRLQAYLRADLSATYQFKLGENKAVVGASIWNILDQENILNTYYTIDNNQISKVENVSLGITPNVSFRVKF; the protein is encoded by the coding sequence GTGAGTAAATCGTTAAAGACTGCACTATTTTTAATTGTATTACTAGTTTGCAACTTTTCTGTTTATGCACAACACGAAAAACTCCCCCTTTTAGATGTTCTGTCGACTATAGAATATAAATATAAAGTCAGTTTTTCTTATGCTGATAAGGTGATTAAAGGTGTTATGGTTGATTACAATCCAAAAGACAACCTTACCACTACCCTAGCCAAACTAGAATCTCAAACCGACTTAATTTTCAACCGATTAGACGATCATTTTATTACAGTCTCAAATAATAAAAACAGCTTTTCTTTTCAAAAACTAGAAGAAGTTACTATTTCTAATTATCTAACTACCGGAATTAGTAAAAATAATTCTGGTGCTATTATAATTGCACCAAAATCTTTCGCGATTTTACCTGGATTGATAGAACCCGATATTTTACAAACCATCCAAAACCTTCCTGGTGTTTTAAGTGTCGATGAAACGGTATCCAATATTAATGTACGAGGAGGTACACATGATCAAAATCTAATCTTATACGACGGTATAAAAATGTACCAATCTGGACATTTTTTTGGTTTAATCTCTGCTTTTAATCCCTACTTAACAAAAAATGTAGCGGTTACTAAAAATGGAACAAGTGCTAAGTTTGGAGATGGCGTCTCTAGTGTTGTTGACATGCAATTATCAGACAATACAGAAGAAGATTTTAGTGCTGGTATTGGCATAAACATGATAACTACGGATGGCTTTGCTATAATCCCTTTAGCAAAAAAAACACAATTACAATTGACCACAAGACGGTCTATTACAGACGTTTTAGATACACCAACCTACAATCAGTATTTTAAACGTGTCTTCCAAGATTCTGACGTCACTAATAACGACATTGCCACAACCACCAACCAGACGTTTAAGTTTAGTGATATTTCTTTAAAATTTTTACACGATTTTAGTCCAAAAGACAAACTTCGTTTTACTTTACTTAATGTTTTTAATCAATTAGATTTTGAAGAATCTTCAAATACTTCGGATACAGACAATATCACTAATCAATTAAAACAACAAAATCGAGCATCGGCATTACAATATGAACATGTCTGGAACGACAAATTAAACACCGCTATAAAAGGGTATTATTCCAACTACGACTTACGTTCTTCAGACTATGACCTTATTAATAATCAACGATTAACACAAGAAAACAAAGTCATTGATAATGGCTTTAATATTGATGCTAATTACAATTTTAATAAAACGGTAGTCGTTAATGGTGGGATGCAGTTTAAAGAAATAGGCATCAGTCATCTTGAAGAAGTTAATGCTCCTATTTTTAAACGGAATATAAAAAATGTCCTTCGCACGTATAGCGCTTACGCGGAAACCGTGTTTAATTCTAAAAATAAGAAGACACATCTTAAATTAGGATTACGACACAATTATTTCCGAAAATTTAATATTTCAATAACCGAACCTCGTGTCTATATCAGTCAGCGTTTTTTAAAAGCATTTAGAATAGAATTATCTGGCGAATATAAAAGCCAAAGCACCTCACAACTTATAGATTTACAAAACGACTTTTTAGGTATTGAGAAACGGCGATGGGTTTTAGCTAACAATAATACAATACCAATTCAAAAAAGCAAACAAATCAGTTCTGGAATCACTTACAATAAAAACAAGCTATTATTAAGTGCAGAAGGGTATTTTAAAACCGTAGATGGGATAACAACCCGTAGTCAAGGTTTTCAAAATCAATATCAATATACCAACGCTTTAGGTAACTATAAAGTTAAAGGAGTGGATCTATTAATAAACAAACAATTAAATGCTTTTAGCACTTGGGTAAGTTACAGTTACAGTCGCAATAATTATACGTTTAACGACTTAAATAACAGCACTGCTTTCCCAAGTAATTTTGATGTTACGCACCAAATAAATTTTGGAAGTACGTATCACTGGGAACAATTAAAATTAGCTTTTGGAGTCAATTGGCATTCTGGAAAACCATTTACACAACCAGATAGTACTAATCCAAATACAGGAAATACAATACACTATCAAGCACCAAACAGTAGTCGATTACAAGCCTATTTAAGAGCTGATTTATCTGCAACATATCAATTTAAGCTTGGCGAAAACAAAGCTGTTGTTGGAGCTTCTATTTGGAACATCTTAGATCAAGAAAATATTTTAAATACATATTATACTATAGACAACAATCAAATCTCTAAGGTTGAAAATGTGTCTTTAGGTATAACTCCCAACGTCAGTTTTAGGGTTAAGTTTTAG
- a CDS encoding M12 family metallopeptidase gives MKIKHLLFCTIGISIMLTSCQNEEINQDEDQLIQEEVLDQSEVELAYPDQIGSLHKLYYGLSELTVEKIEDTYVLDGDIVFRLNQLTTTPSNETDRSVGRTGGRWNNNIVYYQINSTLSNQQRVFDAIAHWEANTSVQFVQRTNQSDYVYFTPGSGCSSFVGRIGGRQNITLANGCTTGSTIHEIGHAVGLWHEQSRIDRNNYININFQNIQDNRENNFQTYAQQGQDGDEYTSSLDFNSIMLYSSYAFSKNGQPTIVKNDGTAFNSQRSGLSSGDIQGINIMYPGGETGGRLCDGVSAWSSSQNYQVGAKVTYQGSLYERTNTRWVIIGECN, from the coding sequence ATGAAAATTAAACATTTATTATTTTGTACAATTGGTATTTCTATTATGTTGACTTCCTGTCAAAACGAAGAAATTAATCAAGATGAAGATCAACTAATTCAAGAAGAAGTATTGGATCAAAGCGAAGTTGAACTTGCATATCCAGATCAAATTGGCTCTTTACACAAACTATACTATGGCTTGTCTGAGCTTACTGTTGAAAAAATAGAAGATACTTATGTATTAGATGGCGATATTGTTTTTAGATTAAATCAATTAACTACAACTCCATCTAATGAAACAGATAGAAGTGTAGGCCGAACAGGAGGCAGATGGAACAACAACATCGTATATTACCAAATTAATTCTACCTTATCTAATCAACAGCGCGTTTTTGATGCTATTGCCCATTGGGAAGCTAACACATCTGTTCAGTTTGTGCAACGTACAAACCAATCAGACTATGTGTATTTTACACCAGGTAGTGGTTGTTCTTCTTTTGTAGGTAGAATTGGTGGAAGACAAAATATTACTCTAGCTAACGGTTGTACTACGGGAAGTACAATTCATGAAATTGGACATGCAGTAGGTTTATGGCATGAGCAAAGTAGAATTGATAGAAATAATTATATTAATATAAATTTCCAAAATATTCAAGATAATAGAGAAAATAATTTTCAAACCTATGCACAGCAAGGTCAAGATGGTGATGAATACACCTCTTCTCTAGATTTTAACTCTATAATGCTTTATAGTTCTTATGCCTTTTCAAAAAATGGACAACCAACTATAGTCAAAAATGATGGTACTGCATTTAATTCTCAAAGAAGCGGACTATCATCTGGAGATATCCAAGGTATTAATATTATGTATCCTGGAGGAGAAACAGGAGGACGTTTATGCGATGGTGTTTCTGCATGGTCTAGTTCTCAAAATTACCAAGTAGGGGCTAAAGTTACTTATCAAGGGTCTTTATATGAACGAACAAATACAAGGTGGGTAATTATTGGAGAATGTAACTAA
- a CDS encoding FecR family protein, with product MNKEALILKWLDNNLSPQELEAFEALEEYDAITKLSNYTKGFKAPEFNTEAALQATLSKIESKPVSKNNWLTPFLKIAAILAICFSAYYYTTTLDTTITTQYAEKTQIELPDNSKVNLNALSKITYNSKQWNTNKRNIDLEGEAFFKVKKGSTFNVITATGIVSVVGTQFNVKQRANYFEVTCFEGVVSVAVNTKKTTLTAGDSFLIINGNQIKRLQTENQQPDWTHNVSRFISVPLSEVFAEFERQYNVKIEGNTIKKSTLFSGKFTHNDINIALQSITQPLQLQYKKVNNTIILTRE from the coding sequence ATGAATAAAGAAGCATTAATATTAAAATGGTTAGATAATAACCTATCCCCTCAAGAGCTTGAAGCATTCGAAGCTTTAGAGGAGTATGACGCTATTACAAAACTATCTAATTATACAAAAGGTTTTAAAGCTCCAGAATTTAATACTGAAGCGGCTTTGCAAGCTACATTATCTAAAATTGAAAGTAAACCAGTGTCTAAAAACAACTGGCTAACACCTTTCCTAAAAATAGCTGCCATATTAGCAATATGCTTTAGTGCATATTATTACACGACAACTTTAGATACCACCATTACGACGCAATACGCAGAAAAAACACAAATAGAACTTCCCGACAATTCTAAAGTCAATTTAAACGCCTTATCCAAAATCACATATAATAGCAAGCAATGGAATACTAATAAACGTAACATTGACCTTGAAGGGGAAGCCTTTTTTAAAGTAAAAAAAGGAAGTACTTTTAATGTTATTACAGCAACAGGGATTGTAAGTGTTGTTGGCACACAATTTAATGTCAAACAACGTGCAAATTATTTTGAAGTCACTTGCTTTGAAGGCGTCGTTAGTGTTGCTGTTAATACAAAAAAAACAACCTTAACAGCTGGTGATTCTTTTTTAATTATTAATGGTAATCAGATAAAGCGTTTACAAACTGAGAATCAACAACCTGATTGGACACATAATGTAAGTCGTTTTATTAGTGTACCTTTAAGCGAAGTATTTGCTGAATTTGAAAGACAATATAATGTCAAAATAGAAGGTAATACTATTAAAAAAAGCACATTGTTTTCTGGTAAGTTTACGCATAATGATATTAATATCGCATTGCAATCTATAACGCAACCACTACAATTACAATATAAAAAAGTTAACAACACTATTATTTTAACGCGTGAGTAA